One part of the Phycisphaeraceae bacterium genome encodes these proteins:
- a CDS encoding FAD-dependent thymidylate synthase, translating to MSHSLVEGKQPVPHPQLPGTPADGVEIRDIPAEGPPFIDVMNGAARREVRIHEHGFVALIDAMPRLVPQGQTADAAIVQAARVSYGQGTKKVSEDRGLIRYLLRHRHTTPFEMVEFKFHIAMPIFIARQWIRHRTANVNEYSARYSILPDRFYRPSLENVRKQSRSNRQGGEEKFVVSPEAPADEVRTAEEFLTFLDESEALYQKYLGLTEKGVSREMARIALPVSVYTEWYWKCDLHNILRFLSLRMDAHAQSEIREYAGAMAALISPIVPITMEAWRDYELDSVHLTRLEIEAIRGQMAGRGGGIATDNKREAAEWDQKRARLGL from the coding sequence ATGAGCCACAGTCTGGTTGAAGGGAAGCAACCGGTGCCACATCCTCAACTCCCCGGGACGCCCGCCGACGGCGTTGAGATCCGGGATATCCCCGCCGAAGGACCCCCGTTCATCGACGTCATGAACGGCGCCGCCCGCCGCGAGGTGAGAATCCACGAGCACGGGTTCGTCGCGCTGATCGACGCCATGCCCCGATTGGTCCCGCAGGGCCAGACCGCCGACGCGGCCATCGTCCAGGCCGCCCGCGTTTCCTACGGACAGGGCACTAAGAAGGTCTCCGAGGACCGCGGGCTGATCCGCTACCTCCTCCGCCACCGCCACACGACCCCCTTCGAGATGGTGGAGTTCAAGTTCCACATCGCGATGCCGATCTTCATCGCCCGCCAGTGGATCCGCCACCGAACAGCGAACGTTAACGAGTACTCGGCCAGGTATTCCATTCTCCCGGATCGCTTCTACCGGCCCTCCCTGGAGAACGTCCGCAAGCAGAGCCGCAGCAACCGCCAGGGCGGCGAGGAGAAGTTCGTCGTTTCCCCCGAGGCTCCCGCCGACGAGGTGCGCACCGCGGAGGAGTTCCTGACCTTCCTTGACGAATCCGAGGCGCTGTACCAGAAGTACCTCGGCCTCACCGAGAAGGGCGTGTCCCGCGAGATGGCCCGCATCGCCCTCCCCGTCAGCGTCTACACCGAGTGGTACTGGAAGTGCGACCTGCACAACATCCTCCGGTTCCTCTCGCTCCGGATGGATGCCCACGCGCAGTCCGAAATCCGCGAGTACGCCGGCGCCATGGCGGCGCTCATCAGCCCCATTGTCCCCATCACCATGGAGGCCTGGCGGGACTACGAGCTCGACAGCGTCCACCTCACCCGCCTCGAGATCGAAGCAATCCGCGGCCAGATGGCCGGTCGCGGCGGCGGCATCGCGACGGACAACAAGCGAGAAGCCGCCGAGTGGGACCAGAAGCGGGCCCGACTCGGCCTCTAG
- a CDS encoding PDZ domain-containing protein — protein sequence MDPQACARRWSRWLVLAFAAIALNAAVLPAAAGPDSSTKAEIRRLEREFDAQYDAGDWAGAEVTLRRLTTIDKDNFVPPYNLACALSMQSKLDEAGEFLKESVARGFSDIRQLKSDPNLRALHGTDLYETIVRSWDEIIDARAEARLEQARTQFGPAYTFETDPSLRLQYASAFNAKTFAQAKLEVNRLAKWWIDDVRGPDDPLAANRPAPWVLVVLPTRADFQQWAVNRYGAIWQNVGGAYSDDEKQLVAQDLGPTIRHEFWHVLHWRDMRARGQLHPTWIMEGLCSLVEDVDVGPDGEMVVLPSWRTNKAKKRARAGSLMPWSRLFEMSQKRFVMGEPLSRYAESRAIFLYLAHKKKLAEWYAQYTSGYDEDPSGRLAFERVFGKPVDQVERDYRAWLRVLPEVPEEIQPGMATFPFQMDAGDGDGIVITSLVSAGPTGGGFSQRRGQRPQARPDTGGLRMRDVIMSVDDKPVREMSELVRVLSQYHAGDEVEVAYRRGTLTGTARLKLVTAR from the coding sequence ATGGACCCGCAGGCATGCGCACGCCGATGGAGCAGATGGCTCGTCCTGGCGTTCGCGGCAATCGCCTTGAATGCTGCGGTTCTCCCGGCAGCAGCCGGCCCCGACAGCTCGACCAAGGCGGAAATCCGCCGGCTCGAGCGGGAGTTTGACGCCCAGTACGACGCCGGCGACTGGGCGGGCGCCGAGGTCACCCTCCGCCGCCTGACCACGATCGACAAGGACAACTTCGTCCCGCCCTACAACCTGGCGTGCGCCCTTTCGATGCAGAGCAAGCTCGATGAGGCCGGCGAGTTCCTCAAGGAGTCCGTCGCCCGTGGGTTCAGCGACATCCGGCAACTCAAGTCCGACCCGAACCTCAGGGCCCTCCACGGCACCGATCTCTACGAGACAATTGTCCGCTCATGGGACGAGATCATCGACGCCCGCGCCGAGGCACGCCTCGAACAGGCCCGCACCCAGTTTGGCCCGGCGTACACCTTCGAGACCGATCCGTCACTCCGGCTGCAGTACGCCTCGGCGTTCAACGCGAAGACCTTCGCCCAGGCCAAGCTGGAAGTGAACCGGCTTGCGAAGTGGTGGATCGATGATGTTCGCGGCCCCGACGACCCGCTGGCCGCCAACCGTCCGGCCCCGTGGGTGCTCGTCGTCCTCCCGACACGGGCCGATTTTCAGCAGTGGGCGGTGAACCGGTACGGTGCCATCTGGCAGAACGTCGGCGGCGCCTACAGCGACGACGAGAAGCAGCTTGTCGCCCAGGACCTCGGTCCCACAATCCGCCACGAGTTCTGGCATGTCCTCCACTGGCGGGACATGCGGGCCCGCGGCCAGCTGCACCCGACCTGGATCATGGAAGGCCTCTGCAGCCTCGTCGAGGATGTCGATGTTGGCCCCGACGGCGAGATGGTCGTGCTCCCGTCCTGGCGGACAAACAAGGCGAAGAAGCGTGCCCGAGCCGGGTCTCTCATGCCCTGGAGTCGCCTGTTTGAGATGAGCCAGAAGCGCTTCGTGATGGGCGAACCACTCTCGCGGTACGCCGAGTCGCGGGCCATCTTCCTCTACCTGGCCCACAAGAAGAAACTCGCGGAGTGGTACGCGCAGTACACCAGTGGGTACGACGAGGATCCATCAGGCCGCCTTGCTTTCGAGCGGGTCTTCGGCAAGCCGGTCGACCAGGTCGAGCGGGACTACCGCGCGTGGCTGCGCGTGCTGCCCGAAGTCCCGGAGGAGATCCAGCCGGGGATGGCGACCTTCCCGTTCCAGATGGATGCGGGCGACGGCGACGGCATCGTGATCACTTCGTTGGTGAGCGCCGGGCCCACCGGTGGGGGGTTCTCGCAGCGCCGAGGCCAGCGTCCGCAGGCACGGCCCGATACCGGCGGGCTCCGTATGCGGGACGTCATCATGTCGGTCGACGACAAGCCCGTCCGGGAGATGTCGGAACTCGTCCGCGTCCTCTCCCAGTACCACGCCGGCGATGAGGTCGAAGTCGCCTACCGCCGCGGCACGCTCACCGGAACCGCAAGGCTCAAGCTCGTGACCGCTCGCTGA
- a CDS encoding phosphoribosylglycinamide formyltransferase has translation MTGPSHTLGPSTPPRLGILLSGSGRTLINILDRIESGRLNAHVSIVIASRECLGAQRARDRGLDTRIVPGVIPGADLASLLQSAQAQWAVLAGYLKYINVPIEYRGRVVNIHPALLPAFGGQGMYGHRVHEAVLAAGCRVSGCTVHIVDEEFDHGPILVQRACEVREDDSPESLAERVFRLECEAYPEALELLLSGRVQLEGARARIRP, from the coding sequence ATGACCGGACCATCTCACACACTCGGTCCAAGCACGCCGCCGCGGCTCGGGATCCTGCTCTCGGGCTCCGGACGGACCCTGATCAACATCCTTGATCGGATCGAATCCGGCCGACTGAACGCCCACGTCTCGATCGTGATCGCTTCGCGGGAGTGCCTCGGCGCGCAGAGGGCCCGCGACCGCGGCCTCGACACCCGGATCGTTCCGGGCGTGATTCCCGGCGCTGATCTCGCCTCCTTGCTTCAGTCGGCACAAGCCCAGTGGGCCGTCCTGGCCGGGTACCTCAAGTACATCAACGTCCCGATTGAATACCGCGGCCGCGTCGTCAACATCCACCCCGCCCTGCTCCCCGCCTTCGGCGGTCAGGGAATGTACGGCCACCGGGTTCACGAGGCGGTCCTCGCGGCGGGTTGCCGGGTCTCCGGATGCACGGTGCACATCGTCGACGAGGAGTTCGACCACGGCCCGATCCTGGTGCAGCGGGCCTGCGAAGTGCGCGAGGACGACTCCCCCGAGTCGCTTGCCGAACGCGTCTTCCGGCTCGAATGCGAGGCGTACCCGGAAGCCTTGGAACTGCTCCTTTCCGGCCGCGTCCAACTGGAGGGAGCCCGAGCAAGGATCCGACCCTGA
- a CDS encoding STAS domain-containing protein — MSEHTFTTVETVHTAKGPIAAAVVNCPKISTREAEIIQEELSAAGAKNGWRLCVDFSAVTFLTSVGLGMLVTVMKSAKANGGKMVVYALRPELKDLLKLTHLDKVIPIAPDRAKAMGSLS; from the coding sequence ATGAGCGAACACACGTTTACTACGGTCGAAACCGTCCACACCGCTAAAGGGCCAATCGCCGCGGCGGTCGTGAACTGCCCGAAGATCAGCACCCGCGAGGCCGAGATCATCCAGGAGGAACTCTCGGCCGCGGGCGCCAAGAACGGCTGGCGCCTCTGCGTCGACTTCTCAGCCGTGACATTCCTGACTTCGGTCGGCCTCGGAATGCTCGTCACCGTCATGAAGAGCGCGAAGGCGAACGGGGGCAAGATGGTCGTCTACGCCCTCCGCCCCGAACTCAAGGACCTGCTCAAACTCACGCACCTCGACAAGGTCATCCCGATCGCCCCGGACCGCGCCAAGGCGATGGGTTCCCTGAGTTAG
- a CDS encoding acyl-CoA thioesterase, producing the protein MSGSPPNADPRNLALRTVMLPRDTNHYGTIFGGVILSAIDQAGFVEAQRHRRHRWVTVALDRVIFKQPVFVGDCVTLYTRTIRVGRTSVTVHVEVESERVDSGTVVPVTEATLTMVSVDDHGRPVPFAQPPAGLEGAGGPIA; encoded by the coding sequence ATGTCCGGTAGTCCGCCAAACGCCGATCCCCGCAACCTGGCCCTGCGCACGGTAATGCTGCCGCGCGATACCAACCACTACGGAACGATCTTCGGTGGCGTCATCCTTTCCGCAATTGACCAGGCCGGCTTCGTCGAGGCGCAGCGCCACAGGCGCCACCGCTGGGTGACGGTCGCGCTGGATCGCGTGATCTTCAAGCAGCCGGTCTTCGTCGGCGACTGTGTCACCCTCTACACGCGCACTATCCGGGTCGGCCGCACCAGCGTCACGGTGCATGTCGAGGTCGAGTCCGAGCGGGTCGATTCCGGCACGGTGGTACCGGTGACGGAGGCCACGCTCACCATGGTCTCCGTGGACGACCACGGGAGGCCCGTTCCCTTTGCCCAGCCCCCGGCCGGGTTGGAAGGCGCCGGCGGACCGATTGCATAA
- a CDS encoding DinB family protein, whose protein sequence is MAGTPTASGSIEAVKLDQVMALSQPELVARFGAGVEAFDRRVFELDDAGLDTAFLPSAGVGRWPCRVLLGHLADAELSFVQRLRRIVAEDGPVLEAWDENAFIDRAVMYGTPQTGSRFPIGAFVATVHTLRKWTHEWLAGLPPEAWARTGMHTVRGEMTFRTVLEYDVWHLEHHAWYLNRKVERLLGPGAVAPPP, encoded by the coding sequence ATGGCAGGCACCCCCACGGCATCCGGTTCGATCGAGGCGGTCAAACTTGACCAGGTCATGGCGCTGAGCCAGCCGGAGCTTGTCGCCAGATTCGGTGCGGGCGTTGAGGCCTTTGATCGACGGGTGTTTGAACTGGATGACGCCGGTCTGGACACGGCGTTCCTTCCCTCTGCGGGGGTGGGGCGGTGGCCCTGCCGCGTGCTTCTCGGGCACCTTGCGGATGCCGAGTTGTCGTTTGTGCAGCGGCTTCGGCGGATCGTGGCGGAGGACGGGCCGGTGCTGGAGGCATGGGACGAGAACGCGTTCATCGACCGCGCCGTGATGTACGGAACCCCCCAGACGGGGTCGCGGTTCCCCATCGGGGCATTTGTCGCAACGGTCCACACCCTGCGCAAGTGGACGCACGAGTGGCTGGCGGGGCTTCCCCCGGAGGCTTGGGCGAGGACCGGAATGCACACGGTCCGTGGGGAGATGACATTCCGAACGGTCCTGGAATATGACGTGTGGCACCTCGAGCACCACGCGTGGTACCTGAATCGCAAGGTGGAGCGGCTGCTGGGACCCGGGGCGGTCGCACCGCCTCCCTAG